The window TtagccctctccctgctccgCAGAGTTATCCttaggagagaagaaaacatgGTAGCACAGACTCAGGGCTCAGTATAATGCTGAGACCACACACAAATAACCTTCCACCTGAAATGCCTGCTAACTGCACAGCAACCTTATTTattctttccctccttctctttTGCTCACTCTGTTCCAAAAGTTTTTGTTATTTAATTCCTTTTGCCAAGTCTCACTCATCTTGGTGTCTCACAATCCTTCCTCACAATTTATAAGCCGTAATATGTTATCTTCTTCACTACTTAATCCCCTTTTCCCCATCTGTTAGATTCTCTGCTTACATATTGTTCTTTTTGTTGGCTGTTTATCTAAGACCATAGCCCCTCTTCTCCAGCCTTCCCTTTGTGCTGAAAGCTCCAGATGGAATTTCTTAATGTCAAAAAGATAAAAGATTTGCTCTGCCCATATTTAACTCCCTGTGGCTTTGGAGTGTGCTGGCTGCAGATAGTTCTTTTCCAAATGCCTCCTCTGTTGCCTCCTTGTTTATCTCTCTCTCCCATTCAAATGGTATGTCTTAGAAAGGACAATTACTGATCTTGTCTAACCTACCGTGAACACACTGGAAGGAACACTTTAGGCTTGCTCCTGGCCAGCTCCCTGAAAGTCCTCGTAGGTTTCTGTGGGTTGAAACAGACTTTGATAGTCTCTCACCCTCCACTGCTGTCCCCAACTATGAGCAAAGTAAAGCCAGTCCACTCCCAACTGCAGAATCCTCTAGGAGtagacagggaagaaaaatgtacattttattCTCATTCCCACTGAACATTCAAGGTGagcaaaagctttgtttttGGGGAAAGCAGGATGGAAAGCTGGGAAAATGGGCAAAATCTGAAGAGTTCTATATGCAGAAGGGAGACAAGGACTACTTTAGGGCTgagaatgagaagaaaaatacctgTAAAAGTTCATCAAACAATTTTGGGTTTGCTCTTTTTTAGATGATAGATTTCTTGCCTGGCAACTTTTGCCTCTTTTCTCAGATATCTgcaaaagaattcagaaattCACAACTTTTCTGTATGCATTTGGTTGACTGTAATTCTTGTCCATCAGTTTTCAGTGCCTGACAGTCAGAGAGGGTCAGCACTGGCAACCATAATGTAATTACTTTTATAATCAGCCCTGGACAGCTAGCTCCTCCAGGAACACAGCactgtgcagggacaccttgaaCTACCTGGTGTATAGGTCAGGGCTGCACATCTGTCAGGCTTATGCTGAACACTCTGCATGAACATCCAAGTTTTTCATCTAAAGCAATAACCGAATTTAAGACCTGTGAGACCTGGCCTATAGAGATGTCCATTTTTCTCCACTCTGGCAACTTTGGTGAATGTCTcccagcaaataaaaattagtcCTATATTATGGCTTATCTTAACCGGTACAGAGGTCTACATCCCAgcaaggataaaaataaaacaggaacaATTAATTCTTACCACAAAGAACTGAAAAACTAAAAAGGCAAAAGAGTCAGCTGCAATTAGCCTCTTCTAGAGATGAAGTTCACAGAACAGGAGAGATTAATTGACTTAATTAGGAAGTCGAGAACTGAAGCAATAATTAAACTGAAATCACCTGAGAAGGCAGCAAGTTCCTTAACCCCAAGACCATTAGTCTTCTCTAAATTGCATCCTCCCTGATTGGATGACCCCTGCAATTAATCAGCATTGATTTCAAATTGCTCTTTTAGGTGTAAGCACTGTCTTTTACCCACTGCTGGCTgatgtgctgctgtggctggcttGGTTCATAGAGCTGTCAAGCTCCTGTGGaatgagcagctgcagctggagtgcTTATCCTGCTGGATCTGCTGTGGGAAGCAAAACTGGACCACCACAAATAAGCTGTTCCATGCTGAcgcatttcaaaggaaaaatctgttttgaagatgctgttggggctgtggtatttGTCATCTGGTGACAGCTCTCACCTTGGGAAAGAATGCAAAATCCACCAGCTCCCAGCAAGGAGCATTTTAGTCACATCTTGAGGTTAAAATTCAACCTTCACTTTGATGGCTATGGTAGGAGAAGAAATAGAATGAGTGATAAGCCTaacttttcccttcccctgccacAGTCTCCTCCATCACTTCCATTACCTTTCCCACCTGCCACATTGTCTTTGTAGACACCTGGGCCACCCACCTGTAAATACTGTCATTTACAACCAAATGCTCCTTAAGTTTGGATGCAGGAATGTACTTCAGGACATGTTATCACACTAACTGGCTGTACAGCAGCACACGCATATGTGAACAGCCAGGAAAGCCCTGTGGGCCAACACAGCCTGGAGACCACAGAAACCCACTGCACATTCCAGCAGTGTGGGCTCTGCTCAGAGccaacagctgctgctgagcttttctgtgctttcttctAGAAACTCTTTCTCTTCTAACCATTTCTGTGATTCCCTTGTTGAGGAACGCATTCAGTGCAGGTAGCTCGGAGTGCAGCTGCAGTGTCAGATGCAGGttgggctctgggctgtgagagCCCCAGGCAAGAGGCCAAGAACTGGCACTGACCCTTTGCACAACAGAGGGCACAGGacctgtggcacagccaggtgACCGGACACTGAGACGGAGCAGGAGCCGAGGACTCAGCAGGAAGAACCAGGACTTTGTCACACACAGATTGGGAAGGTATAAAAGTTCAGTGtttcctttgcttcctttcagTGTGCCTCGGAGGCACAAGCTCAAGCTGTTTTTGTGTTATTGTGCTGTTAATAAATTGCTTTAAGGAACCAAACTTTTGAGGCTCTGCTAAGGAAAACCCAGGCTCAAGACGGTAAGAATATCTGGTCTGAGCGTGTGTGCAGGGTGTGTACGAAGTCAAGTGGGGCACCCATCAGTTCAGTGGAGCCGCCTGCTGAGAAGGGGCTTTGGTCCCAGCAGTTAAAGTCTCTGGGAGTGGGAGTGTGACTGCCAGAGTGCCTCCTAAATGGTCAGTCAGGAAAGTTTCCTTTACACTCTTTCAGAGGGGAGGTTATTCTGGGATATACCAAGGCTTAAATTACACAGCAAGGGCCTCCTTTAACTAACTTCAGTTTCATTCCAGGCACATTGCTGTACCTGCCGTCCCCACTACACAGGACTTCTCCCAACCCTGCTGCTTGTGTGTCCAGTCTTTCATCGAGGTAACAAAATCAGTTTTGGTTCCTGTAACTTAGGGCACCTAAAGGTGAGAGGCTGACACCCCATATATTTGTTAAAAGCTTCAGACTTTTCTTACATAAGCAAAAGAACAAAGATCAGCTCAAGCAAATTCTCTGTTTGCTGGGAATCAGAGCGGATAATGTCCCTTGGGTTACTGTATTACCTAAAACCTTGGCTTTTGCTAGTGCACTCATTATGGTGAGAGGTGCCTGTATGAATACTGATAGTTTGTATGTGTCTGCTGGCTGGTTTCAGATAGGACCCTGAACAAACCCCTGGGAGCTTTCACCTCCCATGTTTGCATTTTGATAAACTTCTGCAGTGTGTGGGATGGGAGATCCTGGAACCAAATGACTGCATCCCTTTTCTGCTATTTCCTCCTGTAGCTTTATAACCAACTGCAACAAAAGCATTCAGCGATGGCACTGGGATCTGAACGTGCAACTGCGGATCCCTTAAGGTATGAGTCGGGCTGAGGCATGCCTGTGCTTTAGGAAAATCTGTTTGATGGCTGCCAGGAGTTGTTACTCCCAGTCTAGCATTGACATTCATCCCGTTCTGGGGCAGGTGCCAGTCCCACTTCCATTACCTTGGTCCAGCTCGGTCCCCCGAAACCGGCCCTCGGGGCGGGAATCCACCACCTGGAACTTTAGGGACGACACGTTCTGTATCATCTCCTCAAAAGTCTTCACCAGGGCCCGGTTCAGCCTGGCCTTAAAGACAGCCGGGGTGGGCTGGGTGACCTCCGCCGTGACGGGGTGCCCCTCCTTCAACCAATTCTTGAAGCCACCATTCAGCACAGAGACCTCCTTGTGCCCAAAGGCCCGGAACATCCACCAGGCGCGGGGGGCGTAGAAGGTGCCCACCTCGTCCCCGTCGTACACCACCACGTGGGTGTCATTGCTGACCCCCAGCCCGCCCACGTAGTCGGCGAAGTGGGACTCGCTGGGCAGCATGAAGTCGTAGGGGGAGGACTTGTCCCGGCACTCCTCGATGTCGAAGAACGACGCCCCCGGGATGTGCCTCTCCTTGAACTCCTGCCGGGCGTTTCGCTCCTTGGGGGGGTACCAGGAGGCGTCCAGCACCCGCAGCCCGGCGCCCACCCGCCCGGCCCGCACCGCCTCCGCCAGCCAGGAGGCCGTGACCAGCGCCCGGCTGAGGCCCTGCCGCGCCATCTCGGGGGACCGGTGGCGGTGCCGCCGCCGGGCCGCGCTCCCCTCACGCACAGAGCCCGACGCACGCGAAATGGCGGCGGGAGGCGCGGCCCGAGGGGCGGCACGGAGGCGGCCGCacggccgggcccggcccgctGGGAGCGCTCCCGCCCTCCGGCGGCGGCCGTGGCTGGCGGGCAGCGAGGCCCAGCACGGAGGTACGGGGCGAAGCGGCGGGAATcgcggccccgccgggccgggggggctcgcagcgggcggcggcggggccctgTAAGGCCCCGGCTGCAGGTGTGCTCGGGAC is drawn from Poecile atricapillus isolate bPoeAtr1 chromosome W, bPoeAtr1.hap1, whole genome shotgun sequence and contains these coding sequences:
- the LOC131591478 gene encoding thiosulfate sulfurtransferase, which codes for MARQGLSRALVTASWLAEAVRAGRVGAGLRVLDASWYPPKERNARQEFKERHIPGASFFDIEECRDKSSPYDFMLPSESHFADYVGGLGVSNDTHVVVYDGDEVGTFYAPRAWWMFRAFGHKEVSVLNGGFKNWLKEGHPVTAEVTQPTPAVFKARLNRALVKTFEEMIQNVSSLKFQVVDSRPEGRFRGTELDQGLESGHIPGAVNIPFHSFLSETGHEKSIEEIQEIFRAKKVDLSKPLTATCRKGVTACQIALAAFLCGKRDVAVYDGSWSEWFHRAPPHYKVSELKRSKA